GTGCCAGTTTCCTGCTGCCAGATGAATGTGCCTGGCGGATGGGGCCTGACTCTTGGCTGGACAGGGAGGCAGACACACTGGCTGGGCCTGGGACGGGCTGGACAGACGCCTGGACAGAGGCCTGGACAGAGGCCTGGACAGAGGCCGGGACAGAGGCCGGGACAGACGCCTGGACAGAGGCCTGGACAGAGGCCTGGACAGAAGCCTGGACAGAGGCATGGACAGAGGCCTGGACAGATGCTTGGACAGAGGCCTGGACAGATGCCTGGACAGAGGCCTGGACAGAGGTCTGGACAGAGGCCTGGACAGAGGCCGGGACAGATGCCTGGACAGATGCCTGGACAGAGGCCGGGACAGATGTGAATGACAGAGCAAGTTTTCCAAATGATGGGGCTTTCATCCTCTGAGTGACTGTTGACCATGTCTGATGGTACATGTTATATGTGAAATAATACATGTGGGGTTGGAAGGCTGAAGTCTTGTATCAATAGTGGCCTGCACCTGCTCTCTTGGCAACATGGTGTCCACAGAGAGGACTGGTTTGCTTccaacctctgacccccagagcCCCCAGTAGCAGACCTGGTTGGACCACCACACCTGCCGTCCTGGTAACGAGGGGTCATCCCTGGCTGATAGCCTGGCCTGGCAATAGAccctgggtggtggtggggggtggggtgttatACAACAAAAATCCTGCtttgttgagtggttgagtaaTGACTACATGAGTCATGTGATCTGTAATgtctatttttgtgtgtgtgtgtcaatcacGTTGCTGTCATGTGCATGGTCACCATAGGtgtcacacacattctctctctctctctctctctctctctctctctctctctctctctctctctctctctctctctctctctctctctctctctctctctctctctctctctctctctttgactgcAGCTTCTGTCAAAACTACATGAAAAGACTTCACATTCCCGACAGTGGATGGCCAGTCATTCGTAGACCCAGCCCAAGCCAAAACGTCATGAAACTGCAGATTATCCCTTTAACGGAGATGTGCTGACTTTGTCCGGCTGAATTCTGGCTCCAGCAGAGGCCTCGGAGGAAGAGGTCAGGACAGGGATAGAATCAGTGACAGCAGTGACACATGGACACAGTCACCCACAGGAAAGGACAGGGACCAAGGATGTGGGGGACAGTGgagtgacgggggggggggggagggagggggagggagggcgcaCGAGCAGTACACCACTGAGGTGACGAGGTGGATAGGAACCAGCTGCCCGCAGTCAGCCAACTGTCTCAATCTCAAGACAGGGAGTCAGCAACATTGTTGTCTTACATTCGTTCATTTAGTTGAATACTCCTGATGTCGGAGATACTGACGGGACTGTGTTGTGCGAGCCATGTGCTACTGTAAATCCAGGAGCTACTCTGTGCTACTGTGCATGTATTCTTCTTTCTGACCCTTCCTCTTGTAATATGTCACAGTATTTTGAAGTAGTGTCATGCAGctgtgggttgccaggttgaaGGTGTTAATAATCCAACCTCCTGTTAGGTGACAGAGAAACCAGTCAAGAACAAAAATAAAGACAAGGGGTCGTTTTTAAAAGATCCATAGAAAATATTCATTTTAATCAATTTTAATTCATAATATCGTCTCTGGTAGCTGTATTAAATACATTGTTTTACCGTCCAGTTTTTCCAAGTAAATTATGATTTAAGTTCACATTCGTTAGAAGCATGAAACCAGCAGTCAACGAGTGTCCAGCCCAAATCTTAATCTGTCCATAGAAGCTTTTTAATACCAAAGCAATATAATTTGGAGCAATCATTATatacataaaatacaaaaatatatttcacaaaAAAAGTATTACTGATAAATGTACAATAACCAGCTCTataaaaattacaaatatacttCTATAAAAAAAAGCTATTTTTAAATACTCTTCCAGCTCAAGTTTTGATTAAAGTAGcacagccttgtgtgtgtgttagtgagggaGCAGACATTGTCACAATGACTGTTAATGACGTCCTTTGCTTCTCTCCTTTGCTATCCTGCTTTACCTTTTCACCATCACTAGTTACAGATACATAGCCAATGGTTGTTCCTCTTGAATCGTTGAATTACTCTGAACACCTTGAGTATTCTGTATCCATACAGACTAATGCTGCGTTAGTGCGAGGGGGAGAAggcaaggaggggaggaagggatgtggggaggaggggaggggagagacgatCCTGACAGGACAGTGATTCGGACTACAGGAGGAGATGAGTTTCGGTCTTGCTGTGGGATTCAGAGTTACGTGGTCGCCATGGCAGCTGGTGTGCCAAATCCAGCTGTATCAGGGCGAGAAGGAGGGGATTTGGGAGGCTGGCggctggtgggggtggggaggttggggagggtgggtgaAGTCCAGACAGATGCCCCGCTCCCTCATGGCTACACTCCAAGACGGGTCTGTGTGTTAGCGTCTCCGTGTCACATGCCTGTAGGGAAAGACAGACTGGGGGTTAGCTGTGGActcactgtctccctccttGTCAGAATCCAGTTCTATTCTGGGCAGGGTTTTTACTGTCCAGTCATCGTAAACACCGCGGCCCCAATAAAGCTGCCTGACTGActggtgactgactgactggtttcGATTTTACAGGGACTGGCTGTCCACCTACAGGCACTGAGGGACACTTTtacccaacacagacacaggtgCAATCTCTTTAATGTTGATACACCTCTTCCTCATTGCCAATCCCATTCCACTTTTAACATTTCGACTTGACACTCCATCCCAGGTTTTCTGCACGCACACATTCCAGCACATCTGATACAAGTTCTAACACCCTGCAGTGCTGTCATAAAGAAGTGGTCCAAAACAAATAAACTATGCTATGTTGGTCTGTACCCACAGAATTCTAGAGACTACTTCAGCTCTCCTTACGCTGTTACATAGGCTGCAACAGGttagtaactgtgtgtgtgtgtgtctgtgtgtgtctgtcaggatTTTACAACATGAGTGACAGCTGAGTAGGATATGTTCCCATTCCCTCCACGGTGCCCCTGTAAGCCCCTGGACCCCCCGGtgcatccctccctgccccccagcccccctagtCCCAGCCCCAAGCCCAATAACCCTCTCTATAGCGAACCACTTATGGTTTCCTAGAACCAGTCAAGTGTGACAGCCCTCACGTCGCTTTAGGACTGGTCGTTAGCATAGGTGGCACTACAAAGAACAAGCACGCCTGGTGATCCTGTCCAATGGGCAGTGCCAGGGGGGCAGGTGGTCATATATCACGGACCGGACAGCTCGGTGGGATTAACACTTACTCGCTAATGTTTTGTCAAGGTCGGCAATGAAGTCCTCCAGTTCTTTAGTGTCTCCCAGTTTGGCTGCAAATACAACAGACAGCGTTATTAAAAGTTGTTACTAGGTGACCATGATTGAACAGCTTACAACAGCTAAGGGATGTTATTATTCctattaaaaaaacaacacacaacatTGAAATGTGCACCTAAAAGGTGACCTTTCACATCGTAAGTTGAACCTATCTTAAGTTTTGGCATTCGAACTGTGTTCAATCATCCTCTTCCATGGCTATTTCTAGTCATAGTCATTCTGCTGAAGCATTGATCTCTGGTACAGCTTGTCATTATCAGTCAAACGGAGAAAAACTTTGCATACAGAAAGGCAAACAAAGACCCGATttgtttgcgcgtgtgtgtccatgtctgtgcatgtctgcgtgtgattgtgtgagtgtatgtgcgtgtgagcatgcacatgtgtctgtgtgtgtcgtaGCCATGAGGGATGACGAGCGGCGCTCACCTTTTGGTGACATGAGAgcgggagaggtgggggtgggggagaagaCTGTGGGGGAGTTGAGCCTCTCATCGCTGAAGCTGAAACTGTTTCTGTTAAGGGATTCTGCacctgagaaagacagagagaaaaacgggGGTGGAGGAAAGAGAAATACTTATTTAAAGACTATTCAGCCTGTTTTGGTGTCGACCGCAAGGTTCACTACAACAGGCGTCAGTGTATTGCCACAGAAACACGTGCGGCAGGTTGTCTGTGTCAATGGAACAGGATGGGTGTGTGTACTCAATGCATACCCCCCTAATAACAACCTTCctgtttctacacacacacacacacgcttacgcGCTTAACTTTGAGTCAAAACTATTTTTGTGCCCTTTCCTCAACCTGGAAGTGTCACATGGACTTCTATGGAAGTCATGGGAAAATGTCTCAATTCTAGATGTTTCTATTTCAGTAAAAGCAACACATTATGGCATTTTGAGAGGCAAGACAGCACCGcttcctcccctggtcctcagTTTGGTTTCAAACGTATAAAACTCTGGGTCTTTCCCTCTGTTagtccctcactccctccactGTTCTCCGCCAGAAATTTGTTGGATTGTTGCATAAGAGACATAATGAATACTTTGATGCAGCCAAATCACAGTTCAAGCACCCACACAGTAAGACACGTTCTGTTGTTTTAAGTTCCGGAAAGGGATGGTGGAAAAATAAGTTTCAAATAAGAGAAGCACCATGTGTAAAATCGAGGAGGAGTTCAGCTCAGCTTAGCCCGCAGTCTGGAGAGACTTTTCTCTGACGTGGCTTAGTGATGAACGTCTTTGTAAACCTGAAATGGTTTGGTATGGATGGTATGCTGTCGGGCAATTGAGTTTGTGAGTGTAAAGAGAGTGTGCATGGAGTAAAAACAGATTATACAGAAACAGATAGTGTCTTTtggccccccatccccccctcacctctatctctccctctttgtgcCGAACGACTGACAGAGTGCTTCTGATGTACACCACTTACCTACAGTGGTCTAGCCTCTGACGACCTCAACTGCTGTCgttcacacatgcatacaaacacacacacacaccctgtagccacacacacgctccctgcAGCCACGGTGTGTGATGATAAGCATCCCTGTTTGACTTGGAACGAGAAACCTCTCATTTCTCAAGCAGACGGTGGCTTTCAGCTGGTCTGTGGGGCGGCTCACCGCCTCActatctctccccccgtctctccccctgtctcaacccctatctctctcgctgtctctctcaccatctttctttctctccaactgtctctctccctgtctcagccTTTCCTCccattctatctctccctctccctctctcacacacacacacacacacaaacttacatTGGGGAGCATATCTAAGACTTCGGCACCCTGCTTTCTTCACCCCttcagccatccatccatccatcatcaacACAATAGCTCCTTTTTGCATGGCTCTAGAAGCCTCCTCAATGGACTGCCATGGAGAGGACAGGCCTCACACAGGAATTTGATCTGTCTCGCTCCTCGCCCACAACCACTCTCATTATTTTCAGCCACATATCACATAGTGCGACTGTTTTTCTCCTGAGTAATCTCTACAGTACTCCTTGACTGCATTGCATGCGTTTTATTGCTGTAATTTGGATTTTTAACTGTGTGGGAACATGTGaaacctctttttttttttctactttttttttttttatggcttCATTGGACAGAGACCATTAGAAATCgacaggaaatgtgtgtgtgtgtgtgtgtgtgtgtgatagagagagagagagagagagagagagagagagagagagagagagagagagagagagagagagagagagagagagagagagagagagagagagagagagagggaagacatgcagaaacGGCCTTGGCCGGTGCATGTGAGCCTGTATGGTTTGCGCCCATACCCAGTGAGCTACTGGGGTTCTCTATATATTCCCCTAATTTTAAAGTTATTATCAAATGATGTACCCTTTTTTTTAAAATGTGTCACTACATTTTTGCTATTTGAGAAGTAAAAACATAACAGTGTAACTACAaggaaaaaaggagaaaaaattaTTGCATCTCTTCTACGTATTGTATCTATTTCTAAGACTACATTTTTAGCACAGTTCCTGATGGACCGGGCACTTAAACCTCCTTAAACTATTCAGCAGTCCCGGGATTCTAGAACATGCAGAACTCTACAGCACTCTTCACATCTTCCTTTGGAGACCCCAACCCACTCGCATGTGGCTGGGAAATTAAAGCGCTGTCCTCAGGGGGGACCAGTGGagcatatatgtgtgtgagtgtgtctgtgtgtgtgtgcgggtgtgtgacaCTATATGTTGGTTAGCGACAGTGAGGCCCGGAGTCAGTTTCAGTGTATGGAATGGTAATACACATTCTGTGGACCAGGAAACTGCACAGTGAGCTTTATGACAATAAAACCTTAGACAGCCACAGAGTCATGGCAGGCTTTCAATATGGGGGCTCGTTTGCCAAGTATGCCCCTGTAGTTAACCCCAAGATCTCTAGACTCGGATcaagcctgtgtgtctgtgtttgaatgtgtgtgtgtgtgtgtttgtgcaagctCCTGTTTAGCTGTCCAGCAGACCAAGACAAACCTTTACAAAGATATCTTCCTGCTGACGTTGCAACCTTCCCACTAGCTAAACAGCATAGTCATGAAAATAAGTGCATTCTGGATACTAGTGTTAAGTGTGCAGCTATGGAAAAGTGGTGCTGACAATCTGATGACACTTGTTATTAGTCATACTATTCCCACCATTAAATTATTTTTGGAACCTGGGGACCCTGACATTGGATGGTGATGCCCAGTTGATAAGTCCAGGAAGGGAAGGTTTTCTTACTTTCTGAGTCACTGATGCCACTGTCACTGACACTCGCGCTGCTTCTCCTCTTCATGGTCTTCAGATGCTCGTCGTATCGAAAGTGTCTCTTCTCCACCGGTGACGTGAAATCCTCGATCACTGCGTCAAACTCACCGAGCACGTCACTCAGATCGTCTTCCTCAGTGAACTTGCCTGAAATTATAATGATTCAGGTAAAGAAATAGTCCAGTGTATACAAATCATTTAGGttataatttatttttaaatttaGTGCCTATATCTGCCATTAAAAAGGGCGGGCGGCATATTGTATGTCCTGCTGaattaagaaaatacaaaaatattcgAATAGGCTAGTTCTGTGTTATAAAATTCCTAAATAGGTGTCTTGAAAGTTATTTCCAGCACTGTTTAGTGTTCGCTGTCCACATTTCATTACATAGATGATGACAAGGCTTAAAAACTTACCTTTGCTTCGAGACTTCAGTTGAGGAGACTTCATAGTTGTTTCTCtattaatgttgttgtttttattcaGGTTTATCCAATATTCACTCGAAGATAAAATAAATCTCCGCGTTATGTCCAAGGATACAGTCCCTCTTATATTTAGTGGGTCTTGACTTCAAAACACTGCCTCTAAACTGAACCCTCCCGCGTTGCAGGACTCCCGTATTTAAATGTCCAATGCGTGGCGGGGGCGGTAACTAGTGGGAGgcgaaaaagagggagggagagaaagatagagagagagatgcaggtgtCCGTGACCGTTTAAGCTACTTTATCGTTGGGCGGTCCATATTTGTGGGTACAGTTACATTCGCTGGCGTCATCTTAATAGAAGCATGTTTGTAAACAACTTGTGTGTCACTTAGCGGGCATTCATGTAATGCTGAGGTATTAATATCATTGACCTTGAGCTCCCCGTCTTCTATAGCCGGGCAGATACTGACAGAATGGGGCCAAACTTGGGCCAAATTGTCATTGATAGCCTATAGGCTCACGCATTATTGGCATGGCAGTTTCTTAGATAACTAATTTTTCTACTTCAGCGGTAGAATACTATTCATTTGGCTATACTCCATACATTTAAATTTCCTTTTCTGTCAGCAGAGTCTAATTAATCAGTTAGTTATTGTTTTATCATTATCAGTAGCCTACCCAAAGCCGCCTTGATATTACAGTACATTAGGATCCTTTGTGCCCTAAAATAAGGAATGGGCGCCATCTGGTGTCTTAAGATAGTTACACTAGTTCCATGTCCAGTTCCAAGACAAACTATTACACTTATAATCTCTTCAACAGGGCTGGACACTGTTTGTGGAaatctggtgagtgtgtgtgtgtgtatgtatgtgtgtaacgGACCAGCTCCTGTGGAGACTTTCACACCTCCCGTGGGCCAGTAAAATTCATCACAGAGTGTATTTGCAGCTGCACGTTTGTGTTGACTCAAGGTCCAGAAGGGGCTTGATGATGGCACGGCCGTCTGGAGGAGCAGTGCTAAAGCTGACACCTTCAGGCCCTGGACTTGGACAATGGTGCTGTTCACACGCCTACCCTGACAGGGGTAGGCGTGTGTAGAGGgtagagtctctctctctctctctctctctctctctctctctctctctctcgctctctgtctgatGTTTCTCAGggagtctctcccctccctattTATCTCTCGCTGCCTAtatgtatttctttctctctcctatctctctgtttctatggTGAAACATCATACCACACTGCTGGACTGGACATTCTGCTGCCGGACAGTTATGTAATGTTAATGACAGACAAAGGAGGATTAACACTATTTATTGATAAGTACGATGTATTTACATGAATCTTCAATTATGATACAAAATATTACATATTAAGATAAACAAATATAATTACATAATATACTAATCTCTGGTTCCAATGTGTATATTTTGCATGCTTTCAGGCACATATCTTTACTGCTGAGGAACATGTATGGAAACATGTATGGAAAAATGTAGGGAAACACAATAAGGAAAGACAATGTATGGAACGTTTAACGTGTTTGTAGTGAATTCATCTGTGGCATTACAAGCTGATAATAACAGTTGTGCTGTCATGAAGATTCCTCCAAAACCCTCCTTGAGTTTCAAGGACATTCCGTTCCTTGTGTTTGCACCCGCATGTTTGTTTAATCTGTCTGTGCATCTgtctgggtgtatgtgtgtgggtaaactttgtgtccgtgtgtgccactgtgtgtttgtgtgtgcgtttgtttcaCTCAAAGTCACAGCCCAGCAGCTCCACCCTCATGGTGATGGAGCTCCTCCAGGTCTGGGGTTTGATTCGTATGAAGCGAGAGAAGATGGGAGGGTGGATGTAGTTCTTCACATGGCCACTGTTGTCTGTGTTACCTGGGAACACCTGCAGGTGGCAGCACACCACAGAGACAAATCATTTACAGGCAATAACAGAGAGTCTGTTGAACAGGAATTCAATCTAAAATACTTTGGGTGACGTTGGTAAAAAATGGATTCATCTTGTGTCGATGATATATTCAGTCAAGCTTGTGTTCTTTGCTGTTCATCTTAGATCTTTTGACTTAAAGAACCTTCTCATCTTCAGTTATGCTGATAATATATACAACaggtgaacaaacacacacagagactcccaGAGCAGTATTTTACCTTAGACAGATACTCATCATCGTCCGTGTACTGGTTCCAGACTATTCCGTCGTCACTGTGCTCCAGAGAGTAGGAGCTGATGAACATCTCCTTGCCTAGAGCCTTGGCTCCCTGGGTGACGATCCCAGTGATCTTCTTCACCTGAGCCAGCTCTATCTGAAGCCACTGCCCCGCGTCGTTGTACTGGTGAGGAGGCAGACCAAGGTGAGTGGGGGTGATGTGAGTGGAAGGGGATGTCCCTGGCggtgtacatactgtacatgcaatgAATGTGTGCATACATGTCTGTAAAAAGTCcattctgtgtgtttctctgtgttttcaAGTTTATTTGTGATTTGTAACAAGTAGAAAAACAGGTACATTCGAAAGCTCTTTCCTGCCCTTCTCGACTGTttacttgtaaaaagggctataccaataaagtttgatttgattttcgAGCAGTCAAAGTCCCATATGGTTCTAAATTTTAATTTCTACATAACGCCTTTCTAAACCtacatacacatgtatataaaataaacaataaaaatacaatgacaacaaaatgttttacataaaataaacctatAAAGCTTATTTGAATTGAGCATGTACCTCTTATGTTAAAGTGCAAACTCCAGTGTAGTGGCTAGTGTTCAATGTACACTGGTGATGAAGTGACAGTTGTGTGGGTGGGATGGACTTGGCAGAGTCCATCTGGGGCAGAAtgaggagttgtgtgtgtgtactgtacctttGCCTGCCATGCATTGATGATGCCCTGGTTATTAAGACGTGCCAGAGAAGGGTACCATTTTCCAGAGTACCAGCTCGTAGCTGTGGAGCTGGCAGTGATGTGATGATCCTCTATCAGTTTACTCTCCATACCCAGGGGCACAGAACAACCTGGCATAAGGATTACACCGGGACAATTAGTCATacccctccttgtctctctctctctttctacctcccttcttttctctctctctcaccatcaagCTGACAGCCGTAGAAATCCATCCGTAATGTGGGCATGTTGTAGTAGCTTAGAGGGTGGAGTCTCACGTACCGGCCAATTAGAGGGGGGAAGAAGGTGTTGACCTTCACCTCGTTAGCCTCCCGGTTACCTGTgaatgtctgagagagagagagacagagagagagataaataccAGGATATTTTGCGAGGAAACTGTGCCCCAAACTGTGAAGAAAACGCTTGCATGCAGTTTACATTTCCTGTATTTCATGTCTGTGTTCATACTGTTGTAGATGACTAGGCCGGAGCATGGACCCTCACCATCATCGCATAATGGTCGCTGTCTCCCTTGTAATAGGTCCACTTCCTGCGGTCGGTGCTGTAAGAGATGGTGTAGTTGAGGACATACTGGGACCTGAACATCTCCTTGGCTCCCTGGGTGGCCACCTGGCTGATCACCACAGACCTCTGGAAGTCCACCTGAGGGGGAAGCAGCACAGGAGGGTTAGAGATGGGCATTGGTACACGTgtcatacagacaaacacatatcaacacacacactcacacacacaggcagacataaACACTGTCTGTCGGTTTCCCGGTACCTGTATCCAGCTGCCTGCCTTGTCTGTGCTCCATGCGTTGATCTTGCCATGGTTGTTGAGCCTGGCAAGAGAGGGAGCCCAGTATcctaggagaggagagatgagctgTTGGATGTAGacaccagcctacaccaacTATACACCTAGACTACACATAAAGGAGGGAGCGGGGCGATACCTCTGTGGCTTGATGCTGTGATCTGTTGATCCGGAACACTCCTAGACTCAAGTCCCAGCGGATGGAAACAATCTAGAACAAACACCCAATGCAACGTGTAAAGACATGTTCTTAGCGTAGTTGGCATGCCTGTAATATGTCAGTGGGTCATACCATCATCTAGGACCAGGAAGAGGGTCTGCATCCCCTGCTGTTGGTACAGTCCGACCTCCGTCTCCAGCTGCCACAAGCCGGGCTTGGATGGCCTCATCTCCAGTGTCGCAAAGCCCCCTGGGATGGAACACATATCTTAACAGCCGTTTTCTGTCAATGGATTCCCTGACTttaagatgtctgttcaacaGCTCCTATCCTCCCTGGGATAGCACCTGGTGGTGTTACTGACCCGGCAGCAGAGGGAAGACCCCCTGGCGATACGTGTGCATGTGCTGAATCAAGAAGGTCTGCCCATGGAAGTGCACACTGTGCAGGTCCCGAGGAGAGCCCATGTTGATGAGGTGCCATCGCACCAGCTGGGAGCTGTACATCCTCAAGCCCTTCAGGCTGAAGATGATGCCGTTGATGGCTATGGATGAAGGCAAGGAAGACGACATGAAACGCAGAACAGAGCGGCTATGACATTTCGGGACGTTGTGGAACAGACTTCCTGGGGACCTCGGCGCCCCTTCGTTCCACAGTGGCTACGTTTGACGTTTCAGCCGAGCCCACATGCCTACCGTGGAACTTGAAGGTGCTTTCCTTCAGGGCTCTCCTGTTCGTCTTCTCCAGACGCTCGCGGTTCCTCTCGTAGTACCAACTCTGCGACTCGTCGAAGGTCATGAAGAGGAGCGTGAACTCTCGCATGTCCACCATCCTCTTGGCCATGGTGCCCTCCCGACACACCAGCAACGGACCAATGAGACCAGAGTGGATGTCCCTCTCCTGGAGGACAGTGTAAGCGGCTCAATTCAGTATTATGTTCATCCCGTCCcatagaacaaaaaaaaaacactgttaaagatgacatcatcatttTGCGGTTTTACTGCAGTCGTGTAGTCATGCAATTTATACAACGAAATTATCCCCACAAAATGAAAAGCTGTGACGGTcaatctctacacacacacagccggtaCTCACAGGATTCACACCAGAGTAGTAGGCCCAGGTACGACAATCTGACTCGTGTGCCTTAGGCCCGGCCTTTGCATTGACATTCCACAGGTATGTGTAGCTGCTATTGGGCAGGACCTCGTTATCCTCCTTGAACCAGTACTTACAGTGGAAGGACAACCAGATGTTAACATAATGCAAACCATGAGTAGACATATCATTGAGGATCATATGTTGTGATTGGAGTCCGGAAGATTCCGGAAAATGGTTCACAAACGTTCCCTCACCATAGTAGACTCATCCTCGTATGACAGGCCTTCGGTCTGCTTGGTGTAGGTGACCCCATTAGGGTGCAGAGAGTACGGACGGCTAGCCAGATTCCTGAagaacaccttcacacacaaacacactgagatGACTCTGAGTCATGTATACAAATATCTCCGTATAACAATACCAAGCTGTGCATTCTCCATATAAACTGTACAGGAAATCTGTGGGATCTACAACTGCTTGATGCCATTCTTACAATAATGGTCTCTCCGACTTCAGCTTTGATGACTGGCCCCAAGATGCCCAGGTGCTCATCCATCTCCCTCCGGAGGTCAGGAGTCTTAAATGAGCTATCCAGATAACCCCGGAATATCACCTTGGTGAACTGGGTGTAGGGGCTGTTGTTTCCCCACTTCTCCATCCTcctggaaggagagagtgagatgatTCAACACGCTGTTAAGCCTGGAATACATGTGTTCATCTCTCAAAGTGTCAATCACTAGccaccctcttctcctcctctgccgtCTCGCTCCTCACCTCTGTCCGTAGCCGGCGTAGTCCCACTCAACCTCCTCTGCGGTTATAAAGTAGGTCCTCACTTTCTCCCCTGCGGTCTTCAGGAAGTACTTGCCGTTGTCATCCAGGTTAAACTTGACAAAATGAGTATGAGTATATGGATCCTTGAAGTCCACATACTCATAATCATCCTTATCTACATGCTTTGACTTGTGAGTctgctggagaaagagagagagcgagaaagagagagagagaaagaaaaaagtattAGTTCAAAATGATCTGATACTTTGAGAGACTGTACTCATGTACTTAAGAACATGAACCATGACAATCAGGCAATCTTGGAactgtcctccacctcctctgaatgCTCCCCTGGTAGATACAGCTCGTAGTCACTGAAGTCAGGTCGAGGAATGCCGATGACGATGGCCTTGTTGATCAGATCGTCCTGGTTGGTGACGGGTCGTGACCCGCGGGGGCTGAATGCCGGGGCCTGGGGTCGTACCCCGCGAGGGGAGAACCCTACGTTCTCCTTGGGTTGAGCCTTgtactccttcttcttcttggtcTTCATGCTGTGGCCTTTCTCAGGAATCCATCTGCGGTACTCAGTAATGATCT
The DNA window shown above is from Osmerus eperlanus chromosome 3, fOsmEpe2.1, whole genome shotgun sequence and carries:
- the rgcc gene encoding regulator of cell cycle RGCC; the encoded protein is MKSPQLKSRSKGKFTEEDDLSDVLGEFDAVIEDFTSPVEKRHFRYDEHLKTMKRRSSASVSDSGISDSESAESLNRNSFSFSDERLNSPTVFSPTPTSPALMSPKAKLGDTKELEDFIADLDKTLASM